A genome region from Brassica oleracea var. oleracea cultivar TO1000 chromosome C2, BOL, whole genome shotgun sequence includes the following:
- the LOC106325230 gene encoding serine/threonine-protein kinase AGC1-7 isoform X2: protein MLSKRGKKLDSSESSHRVSSLGPKESANLTDYPPLNIIHPTPQPRREMQKPLFDHKKMENLIQTEPAGSNSHYCPLPSKKVPSSTTTQRDAEAIVHRSPQPRKEMQKPLFDPKKMENLIKTEPAGFSNHHRPVPSPNIPSSTTLRDAETIVHQSPQPHKEMHKTSFDPKKLDNLTKPEPAGFSNHHRPVPSPKIPSSPGSNMTESQLVNTSNSNTKPNNNSNGSSNMSSRNNSIESTSSNPSKPHTGGDIRWDAVNMLTSKGVQLGISDFRLLKRLGYGDIGSVYLVELRGTNTFFAMKVMDKASLVSRNKLLRAQTEREILSQLDHPFLPTLYSHFETDKVYCLVMEFCGGGNLYSLRQKQPNKWFTEDAARLFASEVLLALEYLHMLGIVYRDLKPENVLVRDDGHIMLSDFDLSLRCSVNPTLVNSSSSGGGSGRPVGFIEEESTAQASTFFPRILQSTRKNRKAKSDFGLFVNGSMPELMAEPTNVKSMSFVGTHEYLAPEIIRGEGHGSAVDWWTLGIFIYELLYGSTPFKGQENRATLHNVIKQALRFPDLPHVSSAARDLIKGLLVKEPQKRIAYKRGATEIKQHPFFEGVNWALIRSATPPHIPEPVDFTAFASKGDGGKKSNTNRNDPDYNDFEYF, encoded by the exons ATGTTGTCGAAGCGCGGAAAGAAGCTTGACTCCTCTGAG TCAAGTCATCGTGTCTCGTCCTTGGGGCCAAAAGAATCAGCTAATCTTACGGATTATCCACCGTTAAATATCATTCATCCAACTCCACAACCACGCAGAGAGATGCAGAAGCCATTGTTTGATCATAAAAAGATGGAAAATCTTATACAAACAGAGCCTGCTGGGTCCAACAGTCACTACTGTCCTCTCCCCAGTAAAAAAGTCCCATCCTCCACAACGACACAAAGAGATGCAGAAGCCATTGTTCATCGATCTCCACAACCACGCAAAGAGATGCAGAAGCCATTGTTCGACCCCAAGAAGATGGAAAATCTTATAAAAACAGAGCCGGCTGGGTTCAGTAATCACCACCGTCCTGTCCCCAGCCCAAATATTCCATCCAGTACCACGCTAAGAGATGCAGAAACCATTGTTCATCAATCTCCACAACCACACAAAGAGATGCATAAGACATCGTTCGATCCCAAGAAGCTGGACAATCTTACAAAACCAGAGCCCGCTGGGTTCAGCAATCACCATCGTCCTGTGCCCAGTCCGAAAATCCCATCATCACCTGGTTCCAACATGACCGAGTCACAACTGGTCAATACATCAAACTCAAACACCAAACCAAACAACAATAGTAACGGCAGTAGCAACATGAGTTCAAGAAATAACAGCATCGAGAGCACTTCCTCTAACCCTTCTAAGCCACACACAGGTGGTGACATCAGGTGGGACGCTGTGAACATGTTGACCTCTAAAGGAGTCCAGCTCGGGATCAGCGATTTCCGGCTTCTGAAACGGCTCGGTTATGGAGACATTGGGAGTGTTTACCTAGTTGAGCTCAGAGGGACTAACACATTTTTCGCCATGAAAGTGATGGACAAGGCTTCCTTGGTTAGTAGGAACAAGCTGTTGCGAGCTCAAACAGAGAGAGAGATTTTATCTCAGCTTGATCACCCGTTCCTTCCCACATTATACTCCCATTTCGAGACTGATAAAGTCTATTGCCTGGTCATGGAGTTCTGCGGGGGTGGGAATCTCTATTCCTTGAGACAGAAGCAACCCAACAAATGGTTTACTGAAGACGCCGCGAG ATTGTTTGCTTCTGAAGTGCTATTGGCATTAGAGTATTTACACATGCTCGGAATCGTATACCGTGATTTGAAGCCAGAGAATGTTCTGGTCAGAGACGACGGTCACATCATGCTCTCAGACTTCGATCTCTCCCTCCGATGTTCCGTCAATCCAACTCTCGTCAACTCCTCCTCCTCCGGCGGCGGAAGCGGTCGTCCCGTCGGATTCATCGAAGAGGAATCCACAGCCCAAGCCTCCACGTTCTTCCCACGTATCCTGCAATCCACGAGAAAGAACCGTAAGGCAAAATCAGACTTCGGACTATTCGTAAACGGATCAATGCCGGAGCTCATGGCAGAGCCAACAAACGTGAAATCAATGTCATTCGTGGGGACACACGAGTACTTAGCACCGGAGATCATCCGCGGAGAAGGACACGGAAGCGCCGTAGACTGGTGGACCTTAGGGATCTTCATCTACGAGCTTCTCTACGGTTCGACGCCTTTTAAAGGACAAGAGAACCGCGCGACGCTCCACAACGTGATCAAACAAGCGCTGAGATTCCCGGATCTCCCTCACGTGAGCTCAGCCGCGAGGGATCTGATCAAGGGACTGTTGGTTAAGGAGCCGCAGAAACGGATCGCTTATAAACGAGGCGCGACGGAGATCAAGCAGCATCCATTCTTCGAAGGTGTGAATTGGGCGTTGATACGGAGCGCAACGCCGCCGCACATACCTGAACCGGTGGATTTCACGGCGTTCGCAAGTAAGGGAGATGGCGGGAAGAAGAGTAACACTAATCGCAATGATCCTGACTACAATGATTTTGAATACTTTTAG
- the LOC106325230 gene encoding serine/threonine-protein kinase AGC1-7 isoform X1 — translation MRGCPSTMIYVFPTEMLFFYFLVQSSHRVSSLGPKESANLTDYPPLNIIHPTPQPRREMQKPLFDHKKMENLIQTEPAGSNSHYCPLPSKKVPSSTTTQRDAEAIVHRSPQPRKEMQKPLFDPKKMENLIKTEPAGFSNHHRPVPSPNIPSSTTLRDAETIVHQSPQPHKEMHKTSFDPKKLDNLTKPEPAGFSNHHRPVPSPKIPSSPGSNMTESQLVNTSNSNTKPNNNSNGSSNMSSRNNSIESTSSNPSKPHTGGDIRWDAVNMLTSKGVQLGISDFRLLKRLGYGDIGSVYLVELRGTNTFFAMKVMDKASLVSRNKLLRAQTEREILSQLDHPFLPTLYSHFETDKVYCLVMEFCGGGNLYSLRQKQPNKWFTEDAARLFASEVLLALEYLHMLGIVYRDLKPENVLVRDDGHIMLSDFDLSLRCSVNPTLVNSSSSGGGSGRPVGFIEEESTAQASTFFPRILQSTRKNRKAKSDFGLFVNGSMPELMAEPTNVKSMSFVGTHEYLAPEIIRGEGHGSAVDWWTLGIFIYELLYGSTPFKGQENRATLHNVIKQALRFPDLPHVSSAARDLIKGLLVKEPQKRIAYKRGATEIKQHPFFEGVNWALIRSATPPHIPEPVDFTAFASKGDGGKKSNTNRNDPDYNDFEYF, via the exons ATGCGAGGCTGCCCAAGTACAATGATATATGTATTTCCAACTGAAATGTTATTTTTCTATTTTCTTGTGCAGTCAAGTCATCGTGTCTCGTCCTTGGGGCCAAAAGAATCAGCTAATCTTACGGATTATCCACCGTTAAATATCATTCATCCAACTCCACAACCACGCAGAGAGATGCAGAAGCCATTGTTTGATCATAAAAAGATGGAAAATCTTATACAAACAGAGCCTGCTGGGTCCAACAGTCACTACTGTCCTCTCCCCAGTAAAAAAGTCCCATCCTCCACAACGACACAAAGAGATGCAGAAGCCATTGTTCATCGATCTCCACAACCACGCAAAGAGATGCAGAAGCCATTGTTCGACCCCAAGAAGATGGAAAATCTTATAAAAACAGAGCCGGCTGGGTTCAGTAATCACCACCGTCCTGTCCCCAGCCCAAATATTCCATCCAGTACCACGCTAAGAGATGCAGAAACCATTGTTCATCAATCTCCACAACCACACAAAGAGATGCATAAGACATCGTTCGATCCCAAGAAGCTGGACAATCTTACAAAACCAGAGCCCGCTGGGTTCAGCAATCACCATCGTCCTGTGCCCAGTCCGAAAATCCCATCATCACCTGGTTCCAACATGACCGAGTCACAACTGGTCAATACATCAAACTCAAACACCAAACCAAACAACAATAGTAACGGCAGTAGCAACATGAGTTCAAGAAATAACAGCATCGAGAGCACTTCCTCTAACCCTTCTAAGCCACACACAGGTGGTGACATCAGGTGGGACGCTGTGAACATGTTGACCTCTAAAGGAGTCCAGCTCGGGATCAGCGATTTCCGGCTTCTGAAACGGCTCGGTTATGGAGACATTGGGAGTGTTTACCTAGTTGAGCTCAGAGGGACTAACACATTTTTCGCCATGAAAGTGATGGACAAGGCTTCCTTGGTTAGTAGGAACAAGCTGTTGCGAGCTCAAACAGAGAGAGAGATTTTATCTCAGCTTGATCACCCGTTCCTTCCCACATTATACTCCCATTTCGAGACTGATAAAGTCTATTGCCTGGTCATGGAGTTCTGCGGGGGTGGGAATCTCTATTCCTTGAGACAGAAGCAACCCAACAAATGGTTTACTGAAGACGCCGCGAG ATTGTTTGCTTCTGAAGTGCTATTGGCATTAGAGTATTTACACATGCTCGGAATCGTATACCGTGATTTGAAGCCAGAGAATGTTCTGGTCAGAGACGACGGTCACATCATGCTCTCAGACTTCGATCTCTCCCTCCGATGTTCCGTCAATCCAACTCTCGTCAACTCCTCCTCCTCCGGCGGCGGAAGCGGTCGTCCCGTCGGATTCATCGAAGAGGAATCCACAGCCCAAGCCTCCACGTTCTTCCCACGTATCCTGCAATCCACGAGAAAGAACCGTAAGGCAAAATCAGACTTCGGACTATTCGTAAACGGATCAATGCCGGAGCTCATGGCAGAGCCAACAAACGTGAAATCAATGTCATTCGTGGGGACACACGAGTACTTAGCACCGGAGATCATCCGCGGAGAAGGACACGGAAGCGCCGTAGACTGGTGGACCTTAGGGATCTTCATCTACGAGCTTCTCTACGGTTCGACGCCTTTTAAAGGACAAGAGAACCGCGCGACGCTCCACAACGTGATCAAACAAGCGCTGAGATTCCCGGATCTCCCTCACGTGAGCTCAGCCGCGAGGGATCTGATCAAGGGACTGTTGGTTAAGGAGCCGCAGAAACGGATCGCTTATAAACGAGGCGCGACGGAGATCAAGCAGCATCCATTCTTCGAAGGTGTGAATTGGGCGTTGATACGGAGCGCAACGCCGCCGCACATACCTGAACCGGTGGATTTCACGGCGTTCGCAAGTAAGGGAGATGGCGGGAAGAAGAGTAACACTAATCGCAATGATCCTGACTACAATGATTTTGAATACTTTTAG
- the LOC106325518 gene encoding UPF0678 fatty acid-binding protein-like protein At1g79260, producing the protein MATETPAIHPFVAPLSYLLGTWRGQGEGEYPTIPSFRYGEEISFSHSGKPVIAYTQKTWKLETGDPMHAESGYFRPKPDGSIEVVIAQSSGLVEVQKGAYNVDKQTITLKSELIGNASKVKETSRGFELVDGKLSYVVHMSTTTNHLQPHLKATLEKL; encoded by the exons ATGGCGACGGAAACGCCGGCGATACACCCCTTCGTGGCACCGTTATCGTATCTATTGGGAACATGGAGAGGGCAAGGCGAAGGTGAGTATCCAACGATACCTTCCTTCCGCTACGGAGAAGAGATCAGTTTCTCACATTCCGGCAAG CCGGTGATAGCTTACACGCAGAAGACATGGAAGTTGGAAACAGGAGACCCGATGCACGCAGAGAGCGGTTACTTTCGTCCGAAGCCAGACGGTTCCATTGAAGTCGTCATAGCTCAGAGCAGTGGTCTCGTCGAGGTCCAG AAAGGAGCTTACAATGTCGATAAGCAAACGATAACACTCAAGAGTGAGCTTATCGGAAACGCATCCAAG GTGAAGGAGACAAGCAGAGGATTTGAATTGGTTGATGGAAAGCTATCCTACGTCGTTCATATGAGTACAACCACTAATCATCTTCAACCTCATCTCAAAGCCACTCTCGAAAAGCTTTGA
- the LOC106324931 gene encoding YTH domain-containing family protein 2-like has translation MVKSLKVDPLAKVTASTTSMKSPSEPYYKILETYQGLPCPYGGYYGFYYPDLDGSVGEAKDNGYYGYGTEVQYPVMQGEDGSLIYMMPGFQSYDASPTSMPITAGSVSSQALRSPMYAAQGYYQNQYGYGDVSSPNYLWDVYGVASSNQPLKHNTSSSSHNHSSYYPKSKTSYGMGDRPKTPRKSSYAPLPIHNETEKVKARNKDNVNSTEGECESCVGYVIKRDQYNLPSFQTKYEEAMFFVIKSYSEDDIHKSIKYNVWSSTLNGNKKLDSAYQESQKKIAEKGGTCPVFLFFSVNASGQFCGVAEMTGRVDYEKSMEFWQQDKWTGYFPVKWHIIKDVPNPQLRHVILENNEKKPVTNSRDTQEVRLPQGNEVLDIFKNYAAKTSILDDFDFYENREKVLVQKKLRLHPVQIKKKEEADVVADFKSMEISNTVKEGGTDLTGTVN, from the exons ATGGTGAAGAGCCTTAAAGTGGATCCTCTTGCTAAGGTCACTGCCTCCACCACTTCCATG AAGAGCCCATCAGAGCCATATTACAAAATTCTTGAGACGTATCAAGGCCTGCCTTGTCCATATGGTGGCTACTATGGATTCTATTATCCAGATCTTGATGGTTCAGTTGGAGAAGCAAAGGATAATGGATACTATGGTTATGGAACAGAAGTTCAGTACCCG GTTATGCAAGGGGAAGATGGATCTTTAATCTACATGATGCCAGGGTTTCAATCTTATGATGCTAGTCCCACTTCTATGCCTATAACCGCGGGTAGTGTGTCAAGTCAGGCTCTTCGTTCACCCATGTATGCAGCTCAAGGATATTATCAGAACCAATATGGCTATGGGGATGTTTCATCGCCCAACTATTTATGGGATGTGTATGGTGTAGCTTCAAGTAACCAACCTTTGAAACATAACACATCGTCTTCAAGTCATAACCATAGCAGTTATTACCCAAAGAGCAAGACTTCTTATGGCATGGGAGATAGGCCTAAAACACCGCGAAAA AGCAGCTATGCTCCACTCCCAATACATAATGAAACAGAGAAGGTGAAAGCGAGAAACAAAGATAATGTTAATAGTACTGAAGGAGAATGCGAGTCCTGTGTAGGTTATGTGATCAAAAGGGATCAGTATAACCTCCCTAGCTTTCAGACCAAGTATGAAGAAGCAATGTTCTTTGTGATAAAATCATATAGCGAAGACGACATTCACAAGAGCATCAAGTACAATGTTTGGTCTAGTACTCTCAATGGGAACAAGAAGTTAGACAGTGCATATCAAGAATCTCAAAAGAAGATTGCAGAGAAAGGTGGAACGTGCCCGGTCTTCCTCTTCTTCTCG GTGAATGCAAGTGGTCAGTTTTGTGGTGTAGCTGAGATGACTGGGAGAGTGGATTATGAGAAGAGCATGGAGTTTTGGCAGCAAGATAAGTGGACTGGCTATTTTCCTGTCAAGTGGCACATAATCAAAGATGTTCCAAATCCGCAGTTACGCCATGTAATACTAGAGAACAATGAGAAAAAGCCTGTAACAAATAGCAGAGATACACAAGAG GTGAGGTTGCCACAAGGGAATGAAGTGTTGGACATCTTCAAGAACTATGCAGCAAAGACATCTATATTAGATGATTTTGATTTTTATGAAAACAGAGAGAAGGTTTTGGTTCAGAAGAAGCTAAGGTTACATCCGGTTCAGATAAAG AAGAAAGAAGAAGCAGACGTGGTTGCTGACTTCAAATCAATGGAGATATCAAATACAGTCAAAGAAGGAGGCACAGACTTAACAGGAACTGTGAACTAA
- the LOC106324838 gene encoding metacaspase-5, producing the protein MAKKAVLIGINYPGTKAELRGCVNDVKRMHKCLVDRFGFSERNITELIDTDNSSTKPTGKNIRRALLNLVESARSGDVLVVHYSGHGTRLPAETGEDDDTGYDECIVPCDMNLITDDEFRELVKKVPKDAQITIISDSCHSGGLIDEAKEQIGESTKKDKKDKNDKKDKKDKKKSKKDSGTSSRFGIKDLVTEAVEEAFESKGIHIPHHKDEKQEAKVKEVELDNDEKVHVVNKSLPLQTLIDILKHDTGNNDIEVGKIRPTLFNVFGEDASPKVKKFMKVLLTKLQEGKSEGGILGMVGKLAQEFLEHKLNNDEEYAKPAMKTHVERKQDVYAGASNGSLADNGILISGCQTDQTSADASPVGKPEMAYGAFSNAVQIILGETKGEITYKELVMKARKLLKKHGYAQRPGLYCSDEYVNAPFIC; encoded by the exons ATGGCGAAGAAAGCAGTATTGATCGGAATCAACTACCCTGGAACCAAGGCGGAGCTACGAGGCTGCGTCAACGATGTTAAGAGGATGCACAAATGCCTAGTCGATCGGTTCGGTTTCTCCGAGAGAAACATCACTGAGCTGATCGATACCGACAACTCTTCCACCAAACCTACAGGCAAGAACATCCGACGTGCGTTGTTGAATCTAGTTGAGTCGGCTAGATCTGGCGATGTTCTCGTTGTTCATTACAGTGGACATGGGACGAGGTTGCCGGCTGAGACAGGGGAAGATGATGATACTGGTTATGATGAGTGTATTGTTCCTTGCGATATGAATCTTATTACCG ATGATGAGTTCAGGGAGCTTGTGAAGAAGGTGCCAAAAGATGCACAGATTACAATCATCTCAGACTCTTGTCACAGTGGTGGGCTCATTGATGAAGCTAAGGAGCAGATAGGAGAGAGCACAAAGAAGGATAAGAAAGATAAAAATGATAAGAAGGATAAGAAGGATAAGAAGAAGTCAAAGAAAGACTCTGGAACCTCTTCAAGATTTGGAATCAAAGACTTGGTGACTGAGGCTGTAGAAGAAGCGTTTGAATCTAAAGGGATCCACATTCCTCACCACAAAGATGAGAAACAAGAAGCCAAGGTTAAAGAGGTTGAACTAGACAATGATGAAAAAGTCCATGTTGTGAACAAATCTCTGCCTCTACAAACCCTAATCGATATCCTCAAGCATGACACCGGGAACAATGACATCGAAGTTGGCAAAATCAGACCAACACTTTTCAATGTGTTTGGAGAAGATGCTTCTCCAAAGGTGAAGAAGTTCATGAAAGTGCTTCTAACGAAGCTACAAGAAGGCAAAAGTGAAGGTGGGATATTGGGAATGGTTGGGAAACTAGCTCAAGAGTTTCTTGAACACAAGCTGAACAATGATGAAGAGTATGCGAAGCCTGCGATGAAGACACATGTGGAGAGAAAGCAAGATGTCTATGCAGGTGCAAGCAATGGTTCTCTTGCTGATAATGGTATTCTCATAAGTGGTTGTCAAACTGATCAAACTTCCGCGGATGCAAGTCCTGTGGGGAAACCTGAGATGGCTTATGGAGCATTTAGTAATGCTGTGCAGATCATACTTGGGGAGACAAAAGGTGAGATTACATACAAGGAACTTGTTATGAAAGCAAGAAAGCTTCTTAAGAAACATGGCTATGCTCAACGACCAGGGCTGTATTGTAGCGATGAGTATGTGAATGCTCCGTTTATTTGTTAA
- the LOC106320667 gene encoding organic cation/carnitine transporter 2 yields the protein MAELTQPLLNDSNSSPPRSLDDTIERYIGSFGWAQFLQATLVSFSGVFDAQQTFISVFTDFEPKWHCTESFCHDSISNICILPKTSWCWDFPPHVSVISEWGLQCSGSFVKGLPESSFFVGCLIGGLILSTLADSSLGRKNMLFLSCLLMSISTMLTVFSPNIWVYAFLRFVNGFGRATIGTCALVLSTELVGKRWRGRVGIMSFFGFMLGFLSLPAMAYLNRGNSWRILYIWTSVPTIIYCVLVRYFVCESPRWLFVRGRREEAISILKRVASIPMSDGTMSFSSLPTEEEEDDKASVNIYAAMKVLVEKRWALRRLTAVMAVAFGIGLVYYGMPLALSNLDFNVYMSAAFNALMDLPANLITLLLVDKLSRRNALIGFTALGGVSSVLIFALPNMRIGSHGTLQLVLELISYFCACSAFNIEMIYTIELFPTCVRNSAIAMTRQALVLGGVFSPIMVAAGRKNGFWSFGLFGLAIGLLGLFAVALPETRGSDLCDTMDEEECKDRQGNNDIISSVTA from the coding sequence ATGGCTGAACTAACTCAGCCGCTTCTGAACGATTCAAACTCGTCACCGCCGAGATCCCTCGACGACACGATCGAGAGGTACATTGGAAGCTTTGGGTGGGCCCAGTTCCTCCAGGCCACATTAGTCTCCTTCTCCGGAGTTTTCGACGCTCAACAGACATTCATCTCCGTCTTCACAGACTTCGAACCCAAATGGCACTGCACCGAGTCGTTCTGTCACGACTCCATCTCCAACATCTGCATCCTCCCCAAAACCTCATGGTGCTGGGACTTCCCTCCTCACGTCTCCGTCATCTCCGAGTGGGGTCTCCAATGCTCAGGCTCGTTCGTCAAAGGCTTGCCTGAGAGTTCCTTCTTCGTCGGGTGTTTAATCGGAGGTTTGATTCTATCTACGTTAGCAGATTCTTCTCTCGGTCGTAAGAACATGCTGTTTCTCTCCTGTCTCTTGATGTCGATATCAACGATGCTTACTGTTTTCTCGCCGAACATCTGGGTTTACGCTTTTCTCCGGTTCGTAAACGGGTTCGGTCGAGCGACGATCGGGACGTGTGCGCTTGTTCTCTCGACGGAGCTTGTCGGGAAAAGATGGCGAGGACGTGTCGGGATCATGAGCTTCTTCGGCTTCATGCTTGGCTTCTTGTCTCTCCCTGCCATGGCTTATTTGAACAGAGGGAACTCGTGGAGGATACTCTACATCTGGACCTCGGTTCCGACCATAATCTACTGTGTTCTGGTTCGGTACTTCGTCTGCGAGTCTCCGAGGTGGCTGTTCGTTAGAGGTCGTAGAGAAGAAGCCATTTCGATTCTCAAAAGAGTTGCTTCGATTCCTATGAGTGATGGTACCATGAGCTTTTCGAGCTTACCAACTGAGGAGGAGGAAGACGACAAGGCTAGTGTTAACATCTACGCGGCCATGAAGGTGTTGGTGGAAAAAAGATGGGCGCTTAGGAGATTAACCGCGGTTATGGCGGTTGCGTTTGGGATCGGTTTGGTCTACTACGGGATGCCTTTAGCGTTATCCAATCTCGATTTCAACGTTTATATGAGTGCAGCGTTTAACGCGTTGATGGATTTGCCAGCGAACCTCATAACGCTTTTACTCGTGGACAAACTCAGCAGGAGAAACGCACTCATCGGATTTACGGCCTTAGGAGGTGTCTCGAGCGTTCTCATATTCGCGTTACCGAATATGAGAATCGGGAGCCACGGGACGTTACAATTGGTATTAGAGCTGATCTCTTACTTTTGCGCGTGTTCGGCTTTTAACATTGAGATGATATACACAATCGAGTTGTTTCCGACATGCGTGAGGAACTCGGCGATCGCAATGACTAGACAGGCATTGGTGCTTGGTGGGGTTTTCAGCCCGATTATGGTGGCAGCTGGTCGGAAAAACGGGTTCTGGTCGTTCGGGTTGTTTGGTTTAGCTATAGGCTTGCTTGGTTTGTTTGCCGTCGCGTTGCCAGAGACTAGAGGGAGTGATCTATGCGACACTATGGACGAGGAAGAGTGCAAAGATCGGCAGGGTAACAATGATATCATTAGTAGTGTTACTGCATGA